From a single Collimonas pratensis genomic region:
- a CDS encoding PTS sugar transporter subunit IIA: MTNLAKILPAQNVALDLEVSSKKRAFEQAGLLFENNCGIARSTVSDNLFARERLGSTGLGHGVAVPHGRVKGLKAPLAAFVRLAEPIPFESPDGEPVSLLVFLLIPDNVTQQHLEILSEIAEMFSSDAFRQILASDPDPASVHAHIVAWQPMGTENAT; the protein is encoded by the coding sequence ATGACTAATCTTGCAAAAATCCTGCCCGCACAAAATGTGGCGCTGGATCTGGAAGTCTCCAGTAAAAAACGCGCTTTCGAACAAGCCGGCTTACTATTCGAAAACAACTGCGGCATTGCCCGCTCTACCGTCTCCGACAACCTGTTCGCACGCGAACGCCTGGGTTCTACCGGCCTGGGCCACGGCGTCGCCGTGCCGCACGGCCGGGTAAAGGGCTTGAAAGCGCCGCTGGCGGCATTCGTCCGCCTGGCCGAGCCGATTCCATTCGAATCGCCGGACGGCGAGCCGGTCAGCCTGCTGGTTTTCCTGCTGATTCCAGACAACGTCACCCAGCAGCACCTGGAAATCCTGTCGGAAATCGCGGAAATGTTTTCCAGCGACGCCTTCCGCCAGATCCTGGCCAGCGATCCCGATCCGGCCTCGGTGCATGCCCACATCGTCGCCTGGCAGCCCATGGGCACGGAAAATGCGACATAA
- the mutY gene encoding A/G-specific adenine glycosylase, with protein sequence MKIICSTDSDSAFAKFADPSFSAAVIAWQKQHGRHALPWQQTRDAYRVWLSEIMLQQTQVAAVIPYYQKFLASFPDVQALAAAPSEAVMAHWSGLGYYTRARNLHRCAQRVVAEHGGIFPRDPALLQDLPGIGRSTAAAIAAFSYGVQAAILDGNVKRVFARVFGIEGYPGAKPVEDAMWQRAVALLPQQGVESYTQGLMDLGATLCTRSKPSCQTCPLAQRCVALAAGRTAELPVRKPKKAIPEKYIGMLVIVDQGQVLLEQRPDSGIWGGLLSLPEVAPEGDVATALARATAAFGSIASYEALSGFTHVFTHFKLHIAPFQITLAQRLDGIAEPRHVWYPAARLTDAPLPAPVKKLLLEVFREADLFA encoded by the coding sequence TTGAAAATTATTTGCAGCACTGACAGTGATTCCGCATTTGCTAAATTCGCCGATCCTTCTTTTTCCGCGGCGGTGATCGCCTGGCAGAAGCAGCATGGCCGTCACGCCTTGCCGTGGCAGCAGACGCGCGACGCCTACCGCGTCTGGCTCTCTGAAATCATGCTGCAGCAGACCCAGGTGGCGGCGGTGATCCCCTATTACCAGAAGTTCCTGGCCAGCTTTCCCGATGTGCAGGCGCTGGCGGCCGCTCCCAGCGAAGCAGTGATGGCGCACTGGAGCGGGCTGGGCTATTACACTCGCGCTCGCAATCTGCACCGCTGCGCGCAGCGCGTGGTGGCGGAGCATGGCGGCATCTTCCCGCGCGATCCGGCGCTGCTGCAGGATTTGCCCGGCATCGGCCGTTCCACTGCTGCTGCCATCGCCGCTTTTTCCTACGGCGTGCAGGCTGCCATCCTGGACGGCAACGTCAAGCGCGTGTTCGCGCGGGTGTTCGGGATTGAAGGCTATCCCGGCGCCAAGCCGGTGGAAGATGCGATGTGGCAGCGCGCGGTGGCGCTGCTGCCGCAGCAGGGCGTCGAATCGTATACGCAAGGCTTGATGGATCTGGGGGCGACCCTGTGCACACGCAGCAAGCCGTCTTGCCAGACTTGCCCGCTGGCGCAGCGCTGCGTCGCGCTGGCGGCCGGCCGCACGGCGGAACTGCCGGTGCGCAAGCCGAAGAAAGCCATTCCCGAAAAATATATCGGCATGCTGGTGATTGTCGACCAGGGCCAGGTCTTGCTGGAACAGCGCCCCGACAGCGGCATCTGGGGCGGCTTGCTGTCGCTGCCGGAAGTGGCGCCGGAAGGCGATGTGGCGACTGCGCTGGCGCGCGCTACGGCGGCGTTCGGCAGCATCGCTTCATACGAAGCGCTGTCAGGCTTCACCCATGTATTCACCCATTTCAAGCTGCATATCGCGCCGTTCCAGATTACGCTGGCGCAGCGGCTGGACGGCATTGCAGAGCCCCGTCACGTCTGGTATCCGGCCGCCAGGCTGACGGACGCGCCGTTGCCGGCGCCGGTCAAGAAGCTGCTGCTGGAAGTGTTCCGCGAAGCAGATCTGTTTGCCTGA
- a CDS encoding dynamin family protein: protein MSNLVQKFQEYSEWRTGVAGALRRYQTWASASKLSDIASEQRIERALARLTDDKLSIAFVAEFSRGKSELINAIFFADYGQRILPSAAGRTTMCPTELLYDPSFPSCIRLLPIETRAESQSTSDYKGAHHVWTVLPLDISSTDGMLEAFKQVSLTKWVPVEEAKLYGLYDEDDPDAAVAVDVLGRVEISQWRHAIVNFPHPLLKEGLVIIDTPGLNAIGTEPELTLNLIPNAHAVLFILAADTGVTKSDIDVWRHHIGSGAGRMVVLNKIDSMWDELRSPFEVEQQISKQVSSVAHTLGLSEAQVYPVSAQKGLVGKINGEPDLLRRSRLPALENALSRELIPAKRDIIRSQLIADIHDLTVTKQALMSAHIRSVVEQLLELKSLRGKNTSIISHMMKRIDIEKKEFDESLLKLQGTRTVFARLSAGVFTTLGMGLLKEEIRKTRETMEGSMFTAGFRHAVKDFFDNAQENLMLSGQKTDEISEMMTIMYRKFSTEHGLALSTPMPFSLDKYRKEIGVIETAYHRQFGTVTLVKTSQVVLMQKFFDSIASRVKQSFLQANRDVDAWLKVVMAPLEEQIRAHKSQLKQRTDSIERVHVAIDSLEEKIQSVEMLQNELTAQRNTLMALENDLRNALGSDTYVGTEFNSHRSVANYTTRAALSPSD, encoded by the coding sequence GTGAGTAATCTAGTTCAGAAATTCCAGGAATACAGTGAGTGGCGTACCGGCGTGGCCGGCGCATTGCGGCGTTACCAGACTTGGGCGAGCGCATCGAAATTATCGGATATCGCCAGCGAACAGCGTATCGAACGCGCCCTGGCGCGGCTGACCGACGATAAATTGTCGATTGCCTTCGTCGCCGAATTCTCGCGCGGGAAATCAGAACTGATCAACGCCATCTTCTTCGCCGACTACGGCCAGCGCATCTTGCCGTCCGCGGCCGGCCGCACCACCATGTGTCCGACCGAGCTGCTGTACGACCCTTCGTTCCCGTCCTGTATCCGGCTGCTGCCGATCGAGACCCGCGCCGAATCGCAATCGACCAGCGATTACAAGGGCGCGCACCATGTCTGGACCGTGCTGCCGCTGGATATCTCTTCCACCGACGGCATGCTGGAGGCCTTCAAGCAGGTCAGCCTGACCAAGTGGGTACCGGTGGAAGAGGCCAAGCTGTATGGCTTGTACGATGAAGACGACCCCGACGCCGCAGTCGCCGTCGACGTCCTTGGCCGGGTCGAGATTTCTCAGTGGCGCCACGCCATCGTCAACTTCCCGCATCCCTTGCTGAAAGAGGGCTTGGTGATTATCGATACGCCGGGCTTGAACGCGATCGGCACCGAGCCGGAATTGACCCTCAACCTGATTCCCAACGCCCATGCGGTGTTGTTCATCCTGGCCGCCGATACCGGCGTCACCAAGAGCGATATCGATGTCTGGCGCCACCACATCGGCAGCGGCGCCGGCCGCATGGTGGTCTTGAACAAGATCGACAGCATGTGGGATGAGCTGCGCTCGCCGTTCGAGGTCGAGCAGCAGATCAGCAAGCAGGTCTCGAGCGTGGCCCATACGCTGGGGCTGTCGGAGGCGCAGGTGTATCCGGTCTCGGCACAGAAGGGGCTGGTCGGCAAGATCAACGGCGAGCCGGACCTGCTGCGCCGCAGCCGTCTGCCGGCGCTGGAGAATGCCTTGTCGCGCGAGCTGATACCGGCCAAGCGCGACATCATCCGTTCGCAGCTGATCGCCGACATTCATGACCTGACAGTCACCAAGCAAGCGCTGATGTCAGCGCATATCCGCAGCGTGGTGGAGCAGTTGCTGGAACTGAAGAGCTTGCGTGGCAAAAATACCTCCATCATCAGCCACATGATGAAGCGCATCGATATCGAGAAAAAGGAATTCGACGAGAGTCTGCTCAAGCTGCAGGGCACGCGCACGGTGTTTGCGCGCCTCTCGGCCGGGGTCTTCACGACGCTCGGCATGGGCTTGCTGAAAGAAGAAATCCGCAAGACGCGCGAGACCATGGAAGGCAGCATGTTTACCGCCGGTTTCCGTCACGCGGTGAAGGACTTCTTCGACAATGCACAGGAAAACCTGATGCTGTCGGGCCAGAAGACCGATGAAATTTCGGAAATGATGACCATCATGTACCGCAAGTTTTCGACCGAGCACGGGCTGGCGCTGTCGACGCCGATGCCGTTTTCGCTGGACAAGTACCGCAAAGAGATCGGCGTGATCGAAACCGCGTATCATCGCCAGTTCGGCACGGTGACGCTGGTGAAGACCAGCCAGGTGGTGCTGATGCAGAAATTCTTCGACTCGATCGCCTCGCGCGTCAAGCAAAGCTTCCTGCAAGCCAACCGCGATGTCGATGCCTGGCTCAAGGTAGTGATGGCGCCGCTGGAAGAGCAGATTCGCGCCCACAAGTCGCAGCTCAAGCAACGCACCGATTCGATAGAACGGGTGCATGTGGCGATCGACAGCCTGGAAGAGAAAATCCAGTCGGTGGAAATGTTGCAGAATGAATTGACTGCGCAAAGAAACACCTTGATGGCGCTGGAGAATGATTTGAGAAACGCGCTGGGAAGTGATACCTATGTTGGGACAGAGTTTAATAGCCACCGTAGCGTGGCGAATTACACTACCCGTGCGGCTCTGTCCCCATCTGATTAG
- a CDS encoding YqaA family protein, producing the protein MIESAVLWLLKTLAVPTVGLTSVFIISFVAATLLPLGSEPAVFAVIKANGALFWPVIFVATLGNTLGGVVDYWMGYGAKQAFARERGSSWFAWLERYGAKTMLLAWVPGIGDPICTLGGWLKLPFWPSVMYMAIGKFLRYILVVWLLLNVPDGFWREVAGWLA; encoded by the coding sequence ATGATCGAATCCGCCGTTTTATGGCTGCTCAAGACGTTGGCCGTGCCCACCGTCGGCCTGACTTCCGTCTTCATCATCAGTTTTGTTGCCGCCACCCTGTTGCCGCTGGGCTCGGAACCGGCGGTGTTTGCCGTGATCAAGGCCAACGGCGCGTTGTTCTGGCCGGTGATTTTCGTCGCCACGCTGGGTAATACCCTGGGCGGCGTGGTCGATTACTGGATGGGTTACGGCGCCAAGCAGGCGTTCGCGCGCGAACGCGGCAGCAGCTGGTTCGCCTGGCTGGAGCGCTACGGTGCCAAAACCATGCTGCTGGCCTGGGTGCCGGGCATCGGCGATCCGATTTGCACCCTGGGTGGCTGGCTCAAGCTGCCGTTTTGGCCTTCGGTCATGTACATGGCGATCGGCAAATTCCTGCGCTACATCCTGGTGGTCTGGCTATTGCTGAACGTGCCGGACGGCTTCTGGCGCGAAGTCGCGGGCTGGCTGGCTTAA
- the rapZ gene encoding RNase adapter RapZ — MRIILITGISGSGKSVALRVLEDAGYFCVDNLPPVLLRELVAARQHEGAQMLAVATDARSADSLAGLPSDIKQLRAEGHDVKVFFLTAQTESLIARFSETRRSHPLSHRLRPGQNPSDRLTLTECIQIEREMLVEIEAIGHTIDTSDMSANRLRSWIKELVDTEPAPLTLLFESFAFKRGVPLDADLVFDVRMLPNPHYDIKLRPLTGRDQPVIDFLEGLPKVSDLLGDIRNFVEKWLPEFKDDNRSYLTVAIGCTGGQHRSVYMVEQLAEYFQVSERVVRRHRELTKRAGDH, encoded by the coding sequence ATGCGCATTATTCTTATCACTGGCATCTCCGGCTCCGGTAAATCAGTCGCTCTTCGAGTACTCGAAGACGCGGGGTATTTTTGCGTCGACAACCTGCCGCCGGTTTTACTGCGCGAGCTGGTCGCCGCGCGCCAGCATGAAGGAGCGCAGATGCTGGCTGTGGCCACCGACGCTCGCAGCGCCGATTCGCTGGCCGGCTTGCCGAGCGACATCAAGCAACTGAGGGCCGAAGGACACGACGTCAAGGTATTTTTCCTGACGGCGCAGACCGAATCCCTGATCGCCCGTTTTTCCGAGACCCGGCGCAGCCATCCGTTGTCGCACCGGCTGCGTCCCGGCCAGAATCCGAGCGACCGCCTGACTCTGACCGAATGCATCCAGATCGAGCGCGAAATGCTGGTCGAGATCGAAGCCATCGGTCATACCATCGACACTTCCGACATGAGCGCCAACCGCCTGCGCAGCTGGATCAAGGAGCTGGTCGATACCGAACCGGCGCCGCTGACCCTGCTGTTCGAATCGTTCGCCTTCAAGCGCGGCGTGCCGCTGGATGCCGACCTGGTGTTCGATGTGCGCATGCTGCCAAATCCGCATTACGACATCAAGCTGCGGCCGCTGACCGGACGCGACCAGCCGGTGATCGACTTCCTGGAAGGATTGCCCAAGGTCAGCGATCTGCTGGGCGATATCCGCAACTTTGTCGAAAAATGGCTACCGGAGTTCAAGGACGATAACCGCAGCTACCTCACGGTTGCCATCGGCTGCACCGGCGGCCAGCATCGTTCCGTCTACATGGTGGAACAGCTGGCGGAATATTTCCAGGTGTCTGAACGCGTAGTGCGGCGCCATCGTGAACTGACCAAGCGCGCCGGCGATCATTAG
- a CDS encoding LON peptidase substrate-binding domain-containing protein, whose product MSENNSWIPLFPLNAVLFPGGVLPLKVFETRYLDMLRSCMKSGQQFGVVLIKSGQEVGMAAEPESVGCLTRITEWDMQDLGVMMLRTEGSQRFRILQQRVLQDQRLEAQIELIAADPATTPDEAHLQCAGTLKLVIDDINKKGRATHGNDFASPFSLPAQFDNAGWVANRWCEILPIPLKARQKLLELTDGSERLGIIHQYLLQHNII is encoded by the coding sequence ATGTCCGAAAACAACTCCTGGATTCCGCTGTTCCCCCTCAATGCCGTCCTGTTCCCCGGCGGCGTCTTGCCGCTCAAGGTATTTGAAACCCGTTATCTCGACATGCTGCGCAGCTGCATGAAAAGCGGGCAGCAGTTCGGCGTAGTGCTGATCAAATCGGGACAGGAAGTAGGAATGGCAGCCGAGCCTGAAAGCGTCGGCTGCCTGACTCGCATTACCGAATGGGACATGCAAGACCTGGGCGTGATGATGTTGCGCACCGAGGGCAGCCAGCGCTTCCGCATCCTGCAGCAGCGGGTGCTGCAGGACCAGCGCCTGGAAGCACAGATAGAGCTGATAGCCGCCGATCCCGCCACCACGCCGGACGAAGCTCACTTGCAATGCGCAGGCACGCTGAAGCTGGTCATCGATGACATCAACAAGAAAGGCCGGGCAACCCACGGCAATGATTTCGCCAGCCCGTTTTCATTGCCGGCGCAATTCGACAACGCCGGCTGGGTCGCCAATCGCTGGTGCGAAATCCTGCCGATTCCCTTGAAAGCGCGGCAAAAACTTTTGGAGCTGACCGACGGCAGCGAACGGCTCGGCATCATTCACCAGTATCTCCTGCAGCACAATATTATCTAG
- the ilvA gene encoding threonine ammonia-lyase, biosynthetic: MTTDYLQKILTARVYDVAVETPLELATTLSQRIENQIYFKREDMQSVFSFKLRGAYNKAASLTPAQLKRGIICASAGNHAQGLAQSAAKLGCRAVIVMPKTTPQIKIDGVKARGGEVVLFGDSYTDAYNHALTLEKKLKLTFVHPFDDPYVIAGQGTIGMEILRQHSGPIHAIFVPIGGGGLIAGIAAYVKAVRPEIKIIGVQTTDSDAMARSLKAGRRVTLPDVGLFADGTAVKLVGEETFRLARLYVDEVILVDTDAVCTAIKDVFQDTRSILEPSGALAVAGAKAYVERSKGTRKPIKDQTLVTIASGANMNFDRLRFVAEMADIGQLREAVFAVAIPEQRGSFRRFCEQVGPRNVTEFNYRISDEKTAHVFVGVQTSSREEATRIAKNFEKHGFDTLDLTHDELAKVHVRHLVGGKSALAQDELLYRFEFPERPGALMRFLNSMAPNWNISLFHYRSQGGDVGRILVGLQVPKKEMKAFRTFLASLGYRYWDESSNPVYKLFLG; this comes from the coding sequence ATGACCACAGACTATTTGCAAAAAATCCTCACCGCCCGCGTCTACGACGTCGCGGTCGAAACCCCGCTTGAACTGGCGACAACGCTCTCGCAGCGTATTGAAAACCAGATTTATTTCAAGCGCGAGGATATGCAAAGCGTGTTCAGCTTCAAATTGCGCGGCGCCTACAACAAGGCCGCCAGCCTGACGCCGGCGCAGCTCAAGCGTGGCATCATCTGTGCCTCGGCCGGCAACCATGCCCAGGGCCTGGCGCAATCCGCCGCCAAGCTGGGCTGCCGCGCGGTCATCGTGATGCCGAAAACCACGCCGCAGATCAAGATCGACGGTGTCAAGGCGCGCGGCGGCGAAGTGGTCTTGTTCGGCGACTCCTATACAGATGCCTACAACCATGCATTGACGCTGGAGAAAAAGCTCAAGCTGACCTTCGTCCACCCTTTCGACGACCCTTACGTGATCGCCGGCCAAGGCACCATCGGCATGGAAATCCTGCGCCAGCACTCCGGCCCTATCCATGCCATCTTCGTGCCGATCGGCGGCGGCGGCCTGATCGCCGGCATCGCTGCCTATGTCAAGGCGGTGCGGCCGGAGATCAAGATCATCGGCGTGCAGACCACCGATTCCGACGCCATGGCGCGCAGCCTGAAGGCCGGCCGTCGCGTGACGCTGCCGGATGTCGGCCTGTTTGCCGACGGCACCGCGGTCAAGCTGGTGGGCGAAGAGACGTTCCGCCTGGCGCGCCTGTATGTGGATGAAGTGATCCTGGTCGATACCGACGCGGTCTGCACCGCCATCAAGGATGTGTTCCAGGATACCCGCAGCATCCTGGAACCATCAGGCGCGCTGGCGGTAGCCGGCGCCAAAGCGTATGTCGAACGCAGCAAAGGCACGCGCAAGCCGATCAAGGACCAGACCCTGGTCACGATTGCTTCCGGCGCCAACATGAATTTCGACCGTTTGCGCTTTGTCGCGGAAATGGCCGATATCGGACAGTTGCGCGAAGCCGTGTTCGCCGTCGCCATCCCCGAGCAGCGCGGCAGCTTCCGCCGTTTCTGCGAGCAGGTCGGCCCGCGCAACGTTACTGAATTCAACTACCGCATCAGCGATGAAAAAACCGCCCACGTGTTTGTCGGCGTGCAGACTTCGAGCCGCGAAGAAGCCACCCGGATAGCCAAGAACTTCGAGAAGCACGGCTTCGATACGCTTGACCTGACCCACGATGAACTGGCCAAGGTCCACGTGCGCCACCTGGTGGGCGGCAAGAGCGCGCTGGCGCAAGACGAACTGCTGTACCGCTTTGAATTCCCAGAGCGTCCGGGCGCGCTGATGCGCTTCCTGAATTCGATGGCGCCCAACTGGAATATCAGCCTGTTCCATTACCGCAGCCAGGGCGGCGACGTCGGCCGCATCCTGGTCGGCCTGCAGGTGCCGAAAAAGGAAATGAAAGCGTTCCGCACTTTCCTCGCCAGCCTCGGCTACCGCTACTGGGATGAAAGCAGCAATCCGGTCTATAAGCTGTTCCTCGGCTAA
- the queF gene encoding NADPH-dependent 7-cyano-7-deazaguanine reductase QueF (Catalyzes the NADPH-dependent reduction of 7-cyano-7-deazaguanine (preQ0) to 7-aminomethyl-7-deazaguanine (preQ1) in queuosine biosynthesis) has product MTIPNTPDASPLGKPAAYQTQYQPSLLFPIARQGKRDEIGVSGTLPFFGVDIWNAYEVSWLNARGKPQVAIATFTVPADSPNIVESKSFKLYLNSFNQTKLADTDALLQLLRKDLSAGFGATVHVTLATADAFAEQKIQEPQGLLLDRLDIEVDEYQPNPSLLKADPNQVIIEETLVSHLLKSNCLVTGQPDWGSVQIHYVGPAIDQESLLRYLISFRDHNEFHEQCVERIFMDIMRNCAPQKLSVYARYTRRGGLDINPWRSNFSTAQPPLNWRQARQ; this is encoded by the coding sequence ATGACCATACCCAATACGCCCGACGCCTCGCCGCTCGGCAAACCCGCCGCCTACCAGACGCAGTACCAGCCTTCGCTACTGTTCCCGATCGCCCGCCAGGGCAAGCGGGACGAAATCGGCGTCAGCGGCACCCTGCCGTTTTTCGGCGTCGATATCTGGAATGCGTACGAAGTGTCCTGGCTCAATGCGCGCGGCAAGCCGCAGGTTGCCATCGCCACGTTTACCGTGCCGGCCGATTCTCCGAATATCGTCGAGTCGAAATCCTTCAAGCTCTACCTGAATTCCTTCAATCAAACCAAACTGGCGGACACAGATGCCTTGCTGCAACTGTTGCGCAAGGACCTGTCGGCCGGCTTCGGCGCGACTGTGCACGTGACGCTGGCCACCGCGGACGCTTTTGCCGAGCAAAAAATCCAGGAGCCGCAAGGCTTGCTGCTGGACCGGCTGGATATCGAAGTCGACGAATACCAGCCGAATCCGTCGCTGCTGAAGGCGGACCCGAATCAGGTTATCATTGAGGAAACATTGGTTTCTCATCTGCTCAAGTCGAACTGCCTGGTGACCGGCCAGCCGGACTGGGGCAGCGTGCAGATCCACTATGTCGGCCCGGCCATCGACCAGGAAAGCCTGTTGCGCTACCTGATCAGCTTCCGCGACCATAACGAATTCCACGAACAATGCGTAGAACGCATTTTTATGGACATCATGCGCAACTGTGCGCCGCAAAAATTGTCTGTCTATGCACGTTATACCCGTCGCGGCGGTCTGGACATCAATCCCTGGCGCAGCAACTTTTCCACCGCGCAACCGCCTTTAAATTGGCGCCAGGCAAGGCAGTAA
- the hprK gene encoding HPr(Ser) kinase/phosphatase produces MPASTPLSIQQLYDENRESLQLGWFAGFPGGERLISGDAASAADQVGHLNLIHPGRIQVFGHQETEYYQRLSATSRVYQTAELVAGAPPAFIIAQGLATPPDILEICDEKNIPLFSTPLPAAQVIDYLRVYLSKKLAQRITMHGVFMDVLGVGVLITGESGLGKSELGLELISRSHGLVADDAVEFARIAPNMIEGRCPHLLQNLLEVRGLGLLDIKTIFGETAVRRKMRLKLIVHLVRRATLEENYERLPLDAHTQEVLGLAIRKVIIPVAAGRNIAVLLEAAVRNTILQLRGIDTLKDFIARQRIAMDSDSDL; encoded by the coding sequence ATGCCCGCTTCCACGCCCCTCTCGATCCAGCAACTGTATGACGAAAACCGCGAGTCGCTGCAACTAGGCTGGTTTGCCGGCTTCCCCGGCGGCGAGCGCCTGATTTCCGGCGACGCCGCTTCGGCCGCCGACCAGGTCGGCCACTTGAACCTGATCCATCCGGGCCGGATCCAGGTTTTCGGCCATCAGGAAACCGAGTACTACCAGCGCCTCTCGGCCACTTCGCGGGTCTACCAGACCGCCGAACTGGTGGCCGGCGCCCCGCCCGCATTCATCATTGCACAAGGATTGGCGACGCCGCCGGACATCCTTGAAATCTGCGACGAAAAAAATATCCCGCTGTTTTCCACGCCGCTGCCCGCCGCCCAGGTGATCGATTACCTGCGCGTGTACCTGTCAAAAAAACTGGCGCAGCGCATCACCATGCACGGTGTGTTCATGGATGTACTGGGCGTCGGCGTGCTGATCACCGGCGAATCCGGCCTCGGCAAAAGCGAGCTGGGCCTGGAACTGATTTCGCGCAGCCACGGCCTGGTGGCGGACGATGCGGTCGAGTTCGCGCGCATCGCGCCGAACATGATCGAAGGACGCTGCCCGCACCTGCTGCAAAACCTGCTGGAAGTGCGCGGCCTCGGCCTACTCGACATCAAGACCATCTTTGGCGAAACCGCGGTGCGGCGCAAGATGCGCCTCAAGCTGATCGTCCATCTGGTGCGGCGCGCGACGCTGGAAGAAAACTACGAACGGCTGCCGCTCGACGCCCATACCCAGGAAGTGCTGGGGCTGGCGATTCGCAAGGTCATCATCCCGGTGGCCGCCGGCCGCAACATCGCGGTGCTGCTGGAAGCCGCGGTGCGCAATACCATACTGCAGCTGCGCGGCATCGACACTCTCAAGGATTTCATCGCCCGGCAGCGGATTGCGATGGATAGCGACAGTGATCTGTAG